From the genome of Campylobacter sp. MIT 99-7217, one region includes:
- a CDS encoding heavy metal translocating P-type ATPase has protein sequence MQEFRVKIGKMTCVNCANGIEKACKKLEGVKDSSVSYANSSGVFLVESLDLKAKIIQKINALGFEVLNDDESLDTLKIKELQKLKINLFLSIGLCLVLMYLEMFVKGDISALVQIFLAFVVVFYCGRSFFIHAFKALMNKNLDMNSLISLGSFVAFLYSLLVFFGVFEGEGFYFESAGMIIVFVLLGKFLEENAKFKADIYQKKLQSIDTKKATLIKDNEELEEISSSFVKIGDKILVKSGESVCVDGIIESDFAELDLSFLNGEFVPVVRKKGEAVLAGSVLVSSGVLVVRAEKRAIDSTLEQIRDLIFKASASKMPIARLANVISAYFVGFIIVFSVCVFGFYALKNDLNQAFLHSCAVLLISCPCALGLATPIALITALSNAARNFIFIKKPEALELLCKVKFALFDKTGTLSEEKLSVFKSNLSEENFEKLVQIESLNAHPISKALIQSAKKPLVKLEASVQSLAGKGIIYHDEDKFVAGNEKLMKEENIIIDEATRNFVRENQQEAPVLVYFAKNDLCLGVVCLKNALRADARDLIRYFEEQKITNIILSGDNEKSVENSAKALNITHFKANLSPEQKLESVRSYQKQGLSLFVGDGINDSAALALADVGIAMSSASAMAKSSGDFILIKDELSKIAYVHKLSLKTMKIIKLNLFWAFLYNILCIPIAAGFVSFISLSPHLAALAMSFSSISVVLNSLRLRKNLT, from the coding sequence ATGCAAGAATTTAGGGTTAAAATTGGCAAAATGACTTGCGTAAATTGTGCAAATGGCATAGAAAAAGCCTGCAAAAAGCTTGAGGGCGTTAAGGATAGTAGTGTTTCTTATGCGAATTCAAGCGGGGTTTTTCTTGTCGAAAGTCTTGATTTGAAAGCTAAAATTATCCAAAAGATCAATGCCTTAGGATTTGAGGTTTTAAATGATGATGAAAGTCTTGATACACTTAAGATAAAAGAGCTTCAAAAGCTCAAGATCAACCTTTTTTTGAGCATAGGACTTTGCCTTGTTTTGATGTATCTTGAGATGTTTGTAAAAGGCGACATTTCAGCTTTGGTGCAAATTTTTTTAGCCTTTGTTGTGGTTTTTTATTGTGGTAGAAGTTTTTTTATCCATGCTTTTAAGGCTTTAATGAATAAAAATTTAGATATGAATTCCTTGATTTCTTTGGGAAGTTTTGTCGCATTTTTGTATTCTTTACTTGTGTTTTTTGGAGTATTTGAGGGCGAGGGTTTTTATTTTGAAAGTGCTGGCATGATCATTGTCTTTGTTTTACTTGGAAAATTTTTAGAAGAAAATGCGAAATTTAAGGCTGATATATATCAAAAAAAGCTTCAAAGCATAGACACAAAAAAAGCCACCTTGATCAAGGATAATGAAGAATTAGAAGAAATTTCAAGTTCTTTTGTAAAGATCGGCGATAAGATCTTGGTTAAAAGTGGGGAAAGTGTTTGTGTTGATGGGATTATAGAAAGTGATTTTGCTGAGCTTGATTTGAGTTTTTTAAATGGCGAATTTGTGCCTGTTGTGCGGAAAAAAGGCGAAGCAGTGCTTGCTGGAAGCGTGCTGGTAAGTAGTGGTGTGCTTGTGGTGAGAGCTGAAAAAAGGGCGATTGATAGTACTTTAGAGCAGATTAGGGATTTGATCTTTAAGGCAAGTGCTTCTAAAATGCCTATTGCTAGGCTCGCAAATGTTATTTCAGCGTATTTTGTGGGCTTTATCATAGTGTTTTCAGTCTGTGTTTTTGGCTTTTATGCTTTAAAAAATGATCTTAATCAAGCTTTTTTACACTCTTGTGCTGTTTTGCTCATTTCTTGTCCTTGTGCTTTGGGGCTTGCAACACCTATTGCTTTGATCACAGCCTTATCAAATGCGGCAAGAAATTTTATCTTTATCAAAAAACCTGAAGCTTTGGAGCTTTTATGCAAGGTCAAATTTGCTCTTTTTGATAAAACAGGCACTTTAAGTGAAGAAAAACTGAGTGTTTTTAAGAGTAATCTTAGTGAAGAAAACTTTGAAAAGCTTGTTCAAATCGAAAGTCTTAATGCTCACCCCATATCAAAAGCTTTAATACAAAGTGCAAAAAAACCTCTTGTAAAGCTTGAAGCAAGCGTGCAAAGTCTAGCAGGAAAAGGTATTATTTATCATGATGAGGATAAATTTGTAGCAGGTAATGAAAAATTAATGAAAGAAGAAAATATCATCATTGATGAAGCTACAAGAAATTTTGTTAGGGAAAATCAGCAAGAAGCTCCTGTACTTGTGTATTTTGCAAAAAATGATCTTTGCTTAGGAGTTGTGTGTCTTAAAAATGCTTTAAGAGCTGATGCTAGGGATTTGATAAGGTATTTTGAGGAACAAAAAATCACAAATATCATCTTAAGTGGAGACAATGAAAAAAGCGTTGAAAATAGTGCTAAAGCCTTAAATATCACTCATTTTAAAGCAAATTTAAGCCCAGAACAAAAGCTTGAAAGTGTAAGATCTTATCAAAAACAAGGGCTTAGTTTATTTGTTGGCGATGGGATTAATGATAGTGCTGCTTTAGCTCTTGCAGATGTGGGCATTGCGATGAGTAGTGCAAGTGCTATGGCAAAAAGTTCAGGGGATTTTATCTTGATCAAAGATGAGCTAAGTAAAATCGCCTATGTACATAAACTTTCTTTAAAAACAATGAAAATCATCAAACTTAATCTTTTCTGGGCATTTTTATATAACATACTTTGCATACCAATAGCAGCAGGCTTTGTATCGTTTATCAGCCTAAGTCCGCATTTAGCAGCTTTGGCGATGAGTTTTAGTTCTATAAGTGTGGTTTTAAACTCATTAAGACTGAGGAAAAATCTTACTTAG
- a CDS encoding heavy metal transport/detoxification protein, with the protein MKLEVANVNCQNCANLIKTSLEDEFGKIDVDLSVQPRVLSLNLDETRLESFKKELSELGFEVLKKVE; encoded by the coding sequence ATGAAACTAGAAGTTGCGAATGTGAATTGTCAAAATTGTGCGAATTTGATCAAAACCTCACTTGAAGATGAATTTGGCAAAATCGATGTGGATTTAAGTGTTCAGCCTAGAGTTTTGAGCTTAAATTTAGATGAAACTAGGCTTGAAAGCTTTAAAAAAGAGCTTAGTGAGCTTGGTTTTGAAGTGCTTAAAAAAGTTGAATAA
- a CDS encoding cation diffusion facilitator family transporter has translation MQNYLFHEPLKKEDKHDHEGHDHDHNHADARYMDKKILKISFIMTFSMMLIQFIYSLLSGSLALLSDTLHMFSDVFALGLSFLAIIATQKWQNEQKTFGYFRLEVLVAFINALTIVLSALFIIYEAVEKLINPSEIDAKTMIIVAICGFLVNGINALMMFKSANLDNVNMKSAFLHMMSDLLGSVVVIVGGIVVYFTGFVFVDTILAMILSFMLLRWSLKLLKQSTNVLLESSPIHIDEVKEEILKEEKISEIIDIHITQITSKMLVATMHLGVRVKDLAEFEELAKRLSHTLLDKFEIGHTTIQPLFKEKK, from the coding sequence ATGCAAAATTATCTCTTTCATGAACCCTTAAAAAAGGAAGATAAGCACGATCACGAAGGGCATGATCATGATCATAACCACGCTGATGCAAGATATATGGATAAAAAGATCTTAAAAATTTCTTTCATCATGACTTTTTCCATGATGCTTATCCAGTTTATCTACTCGTTACTTTCAGGCTCTTTGGCACTTTTAAGCGATACCTTGCATATGTTTTCAGATGTTTTTGCTTTGGGACTTTCTTTTTTGGCTATCATTGCTACGCAAAAATGGCAAAATGAGCAAAAAACCTTTGGTTATTTTCGCCTTGAGGTCTTAGTTGCCTTTATAAATGCTCTAACTATCGTTTTATCAGCGCTTTTTATCATTTATGAAGCTGTTGAAAAGCTTATAAATCCAAGCGAAATTGACGCAAAAACGATGATCATCGTCGCAATTTGTGGCTTTTTGGTTAATGGCATAAATGCTTTGATGATGTTTAAAAGTGCAAATTTAGACAATGTCAATATGAAATCAGCATTTTTGCATATGATGAGTGATTTGCTGGGTTCTGTTGTGGTGATCGTGGGCGGTATTGTGGTGTATTTTACAGGCTTTGTTTTTGTGGATACGATTTTGGCGATGATCCTTTCTTTCATGCTTTTAAGATGGTCGCTTAAGCTTTTAAAACAAAGCACAAATGTCTTGCTTGAAAGCTCGCCCATTCATATCGATGAGGTTAAGGAAGAAATTTTAAAAGAAGAAAAAATCAGCGAAATCATCGATATACACATTACTCAAATTACAAGTAAAATGCTTGTAGCTACTATGCACCTTGGTGTGAGGGTTAAGGATTTGGCTGAATTTGAAGAGCTTGCAAAAAGGCTTTCTCACACGCTTTTAGATAAATTTGAAATCGGTCATACGACCATACAACCATTATTTAAGGAGAAAAAATGA
- the thiD gene encoding bifunctional hydroxymethylpyrimidine kinase/phosphomethylpyrimidine kinase yields MQEAIGSKLTPILSIAGSDCSGGAGIQADLKTFSAHKLFGMSVILSVVAENTARVISVHNVPSRIVDEQILAIFEDIPPEAVKIGMIGSVELMQCVANNLKKFKPKNVVLDPVMFAKNGYALMPTQNCEFFAKSMLSFADVLTPNIPEAQYLCGFKIENEEDMKKAAKALFDKGAKSVLLKGGHKKDDANDIFYDGANFHTLKAPRIDTKNTHGTGCTLSSAIASNLALKKDKFEAIKEAKAYVFEAIKYSLNLGKGHGPTNHFHSLFKKDER; encoded by the coding sequence ATGCAAGAAGCTATTGGAAGCAAGCTTACACCAATTTTAAGCATAGCAGGAAGTGATTGTAGTGGTGGGGCTGGGATACAAGCTGATTTAAAGACTTTTAGTGCTCACAAGCTCTTTGGAATGAGCGTTATTTTAAGCGTGGTGGCTGAAAACACAGCTAGGGTTATTTCAGTGCATAATGTGCCAAGTAGGATTGTAGATGAGCAAATATTAGCTATCTTTGAGGATATCCCGCCAGAAGCTGTTAAAATAGGCATGATAGGAAGTGTTGAGTTAATGCAATGCGTAGCTAATAATTTAAAGAAATTTAAGCCTAAAAATGTGGTGCTTGATCCTGTAATGTTTGCTAAAAATGGCTATGCTTTAATGCCTACTCAAAATTGTGAGTTTTTTGCTAAGAGTATGCTTAGCTTTGCTGATGTACTTACTCCAAATATACCAGAAGCGCAGTATCTATGCGGTTTTAAAATAGAAAATGAAGAGGATATGAAAAAGGCGGCTAAAGCTCTTTTTGATAAGGGAGCAAAAAGCGTTTTGCTAAAGGGAGGGCACAAAAAAGATGATGCCAATGATATTTTTTATGATGGGGCTAATTTTCACACCTTAAAAGCGCCTCGCATAGACACAAAAAATACCCACGGAACAGGTTGTACCCTAAGCTCAGCCATAGCCTCAAATTTAGCCCTTAAAAAAGATAAATTTGAAGCTATAAAAGAAGCAAAGGCCTATGTCTTTGAGGCTATAAAATATAGTCTAAATTTAGGCAAGGGACATGGCCCGACTAATCATTTTCACAGCCTTTTTAAAAAAGATGAAAGATGA
- the thiE gene encoding thiamine phosphate synthase, translating to MKSLELYLVASKEDKSKESFLNILELSIKAGVSMIQLREKKLSSKEFYELGLSVKALCDSFKIPLIINDRLDIALALDASGVHLGQDDLPLKEARRLLGEQKIIGLSVQNLAQLKYIKGANYLGCGAVFKTNTKEDAKLIGLENLALLCEKSSLPVFAIGGINEGNIKELRGIKLAGIAVVSAIMKAESPFEASLRLKKEVQSL from the coding sequence ATGAAAAGCTTAGAACTTTATCTTGTAGCAAGTAAGGAAGATAAAAGCAAGGAAAGCTTTTTAAATATACTTGAACTTAGCATTAAGGCTGGAGTTAGTATGATTCAACTTAGAGAAAAAAAGCTTAGCTCAAAAGAGTTTTACGAACTTGGCTTAAGCGTGAAAGCACTTTGTGATAGCTTTAAGATCCCTCTTATCATCAATGATAGGCTTGATATCGCCCTAGCCTTAGATGCTAGTGGGGTGCATTTAGGACAAGATGATTTGCCCTTAAAAGAAGCAAGAAGGCTCTTAGGAGAGCAAAAAATCATAGGCTTAAGTGTACAAAACTTAGCTCAGCTCAAATATATAAAGGGGGCTAATTATCTTGGCTGTGGGGCTGTTTTTAAAACTAATACCAAAGAAGATGCCAAGCTAATAGGGCTTGAAAATTTAGCCTTGCTTTGTGAAAAAAGCTCTTTGCCTGTGTTTGCAATTGGAGGCATTAATGAGGGCAATATAAAAGAACTTAGGGGCATAAAACTAGCAGGAATAGCCGTAGTAAGTGCCATAATGAAAGCAGAAAGTCCCTTTGAGGCAAGCTTAAGATTAAAAAAAGAAGTTCAAAGTTTATGA
- a CDS encoding uroporphyrinogen-III synthase, producing the protein MIYLFAKAKFKGVVSIELSQISFKKIRANLNKYEALIISSKNALKALKKSEKELNLEQKIYAIGQNSAKKALKMGFKNVKFCKKANARDFFKEFKEELRRLKSLYLRAKKIAFDMSKALRAEGASSKSLICYEALYKEPRKDLSLKRPCVLIFTSPLSVSFFLKSFEFKKEDKLVAIGQSTAKALKAVCKNEIYTPKKASIKECVRLARSLATP; encoded by the coding sequence ATGATCTATCTCTTTGCTAAGGCTAAATTTAAAGGCGTTGTCAGTATAGAGCTAAGCCAGATAAGCTTTAAAAAAATAAGAGCTAATTTAAACAAATATGAAGCCTTGATTATAAGCTCAAAAAACGCTCTTAAGGCTTTGAAAAAGAGTGAAAAAGAGCTAAATTTAGAGCAAAAAATTTACGCCATAGGACAAAACTCAGCCAAAAAAGCTTTAAAAATGGGCTTTAAAAATGTTAAATTTTGTAAAAAAGCAAATGCTAGGGATTTTTTTAAAGAATTTAAAGAGGAGTTAAGGAGGCTTAAAAGCCTTTATTTAAGGGCTAAAAAAATAGCCTTTGATATGAGTAAAGCCTTAAGGGCTGAGGGTGCAAGCTCAAAAAGCTTAATTTGCTATGAAGCCCTTTATAAAGAGCCTAGAAAGGATTTAAGCTTAAAGCGCCCCTGCGTTTTAATCTTTACTTCGCCCTTATCAGTTAGCTTTTTTTTAAAAAGCTTTGAGTTTAAAAAAGAAGATAAACTAGTAGCCATAGGGCAAAGCACAGCCAAAGCCTTAAAAGCAGTATGCAAAAATGAAATTTACACCCCAAAAAAAGCCAGTATAAAAGAATGCGTCAGGCTAGCAAGAAGTTTAGCTACTCCTTAA
- a CDS encoding glycosyltransferase family 9 protein: MKIFINLPTWLGDCVMASVALRAIFEHFKGAKFVIFGSSVACELFKECENVQVFVQSPKKRYLNFYRLSRIWGCFDYAFSFRSAFSAKLMLFMIQARHKFCFDKNKDKNSHQVLKYLSFMEHSLNLKVQDTSLFLPFKPLPKTKTLGLNPGAKYGLAKRWDSAYFAKTALAFKNTHKILIFGVQSESEICAEIENLLLKEGCECVNLCGKTSIKELCQQISALDLFISNDSGAMHIAAAYKIKTLAIFGPTKFSQTSPWQNENARILHLDLACMPCMKRVCPLKHHKCMVDLKPELVINAGFSLLKE; this comes from the coding sequence ATGAAAATTTTTATCAATCTTCCCACTTGGCTTGGCGATTGCGTCATGGCAAGTGTGGCTTTGAGGGCTATTTTTGAGCATTTTAAGGGTGCAAAATTTGTTATTTTTGGCTCAAGTGTGGCTTGCGAGCTTTTTAAAGAGTGTGAAAATGTGCAGGTTTTTGTTCAAAGCCCTAAGAAGCGTTATTTAAATTTTTACAGACTAAGCAGAATTTGGGGCTGTTTTGATTATGCCTTTTCTTTTCGCTCAGCCTTTAGTGCCAAGCTTATGCTTTTTATGATCCAAGCAAGGCATAAGTTTTGCTTTGATAAAAATAAGGATAAAAACTCTCATCAAGTGCTTAAATACCTAAGTTTTATGGAACATTCTTTAAATTTAAAGGTGCAAGATACTAGCCTTTTTTTACCCTTTAAGCCCTTGCCAAAAACCAAGACTTTAGGGCTTAATCCGGGTGCAAAATACGGCTTGGCTAAGCGTTGGGATAGTGCGTATTTTGCAAAAACTGCTCTTGCTTTTAAAAATACACATAAGATTTTGATTTTTGGCGTTCAAAGCGAGAGTGAAATTTGTGCTGAGATTGAGAATTTGCTTTTAAAAGAGGGTTGCGAGTGTGTGAATTTGTGTGGGAAAACAAGTATTAAAGAATTATGCCAGCAAATTTCAGCCCTTGATCTTTTCATCAGCAATGACAGCGGCGCAATGCATATCGCAGCAGCTTATAAGATAAAAACTCTAGCCATTTTTGGACCTACTAAATTTAGCCAAACTTCGCCTTGGCAAAACGAAAACGCAAGGATTTTACACCTTGATCTTGCCTGTATGCCCTGTATGAAGCGTGTTTGTCCTTTGAAGCATCACAAATGTATGGTTGATTTAAAGCCCGAGCTTGTGATAAATGCCGGTTTTTCCTTGCTTAAGGAGTAG
- a CDS encoding Cj0069 family protein, with protein sequence MKKNIVFFEAIGGSDKGPDGHRKDTMPMVNELKNKGWNAEVIFFSDEILKDEKQREAIFERVKKDFDGYVSRVNPGNIKEEKLYFDVLRRLCAAGLVGMPHPDAMIGYGAKDALTKLASTDLVPDDTYAYYDVAKFKETFPKSLAKGERVLKQNRGSTGEGIWRVRLQDPSLYNKHTSLPLDTKIICTEAKDNHSENRELGEFMDFCEQYIIGDNGMLVDMTFLPRIKEGEIRILMLYKTPVYVVHKKPAEGGDAFSATLFSGAKYRYDEPKDWQKLIDWFLVQLPDIRSKLGNYDLPLIWTADFILDTDAQGKDKYILGEINCSCVGFTSPEEFMAKIAIMVADNIIDIVSEKKA encoded by the coding sequence ATGAAAAAAAATATCGTATTTTTCGAAGCTATTGGAGGTAGCGACAAGGGGCCTGATGGACATAGAAAAGATACTATGCCTATGGTAAATGAGCTAAAAAACAAGGGCTGGAATGCTGAGGTCATCTTTTTTAGTGATGAAATTTTAAAAGATGAAAAGCAAAGAGAGGCTATTTTTGAGAGGGTAAAAAAGGACTTTGATGGCTATGTTTCAAGGGTCAATCCGGGTAATATCAAAGAAGAAAAGCTTTATTTTGATGTTTTAAGAAGACTTTGTGCAGCAGGTCTTGTGGGCATGCCTCACCCTGATGCGATGATAGGATACGGTGCAAAAGACGCACTCACAAAGCTAGCAAGTACGGATTTAGTGCCAGATGATACCTATGCTTATTATGATGTGGCTAAATTTAAAGAGACCTTCCCAAAAAGCCTTGCTAAGGGCGAAAGAGTGCTTAAGCAAAATAGAGGCTCAACAGGAGAGGGTATTTGGCGTGTGCGTTTGCAAGATCCAAGTCTTTATAATAAACACACAAGCTTACCTCTTGATACAAAGATTATTTGCACTGAGGCTAAGGATAATCATAGCGAAAATAGAGAACTTGGCGAGTTCATGGACTTTTGTGAGCAATACATTATAGGCGATAACGGCATGCTAGTTGATATGACCTTCTTGCCTCGTATTAAAGAGGGCGAAATTCGCATACTCATGCTTTATAAAACCCCTGTTTATGTGGTGCATAAAAAGCCAGCTGAGGGAGGCGATGCCTTTAGTGCGACCTTATTTAGTGGGGCAAAATACCGCTATGATGAGCCAAAAGATTGGCAAAAGCTTATTGATTGGTTCTTAGTTCAGCTTCCTGATATTCGCTCTAAGCTTGGAAATTACGATTTGCCTCTTATTTGGACGGCTGATTTTATCCTTGATACAGACGCACAAGGTAAAGACAAATACATACTTGGAGAAATAAATTGCTCTTGCGTTGGCTTTACAAGCCCTGAGGAATTTATGGCAAAAATCGCTATCATGGTTGCTGATAATATCATTGACATAGTAAGCGAAAAAAAAGCCTAA
- a CDS encoding DUF308 domain-containing protein yields MKTFASVLWIIFSVLLIVTALIGLFTPFEVFVSFVFFLPFLLIAGGISNIAYYFSFKELNGANLLLMDGILNLIFAFIFIALGIDFASLVTIYVFAFMVAFKGILGISYALELKKTGISSWIYSFIWAILSILIAIIFIAMPSLAGITIGIMISLLVFFFALASLLTFFGVKKVFS; encoded by the coding sequence ATGAAAACTTTTGCAAGTGTGCTTTGGATCATTTTTTCTGTCTTATTGATCGTTACTGCTCTTATTGGTTTATTTACCCCTTTTGAAGTCTTTGTAAGTTTTGTTTTCTTTCTGCCTTTTTTGTTGATCGCTGGAGGAATTTCAAATATCGCCTATTATTTTTCTTTTAAAGAGCTAAATGGAGCAAATTTACTCTTAATGGACGGGATATTAAATCTTATATTCGCCTTTATTTTTATCGCCTTAGGCATTGACTTTGCAAGCTTGGTTACGATTTATGTTTTTGCTTTCATGGTGGCATTTAAAGGAATACTTGGCATAAGTTATGCTCTAGAGCTTAAAAAAACAGGTATTTCATCTTGGATATATAGCTTTATTTGGGCTATTTTAAGCATACTTATAGCGATCATTTTCATTGCTATGCCTAGCTTAGCAGGCATAACTATAGGCATTATGATTTCTCTTTTGGTTTTCTTTTTTGCACTTGCTTCATTGCTGACATTTTTTGGGGTTAAAAAGGTATTTTCTTGA
- a CDS encoding DUF2157 domain-containing protein, giving the protein MRAYKKHILKTELEKLSDEGLISNLQKEQIFSKLGLEKSSNLAFLNILACIFLGLCLISLVAYNWQNLSTIFKTSLLLITLFLSHILLFFLAKKDSIYTQAVAVLSGFILLANIALLSQIYHLGDNTALAFFSVSIVIFILSFALGSFAVFMQAYLFYFIGFCFNIDQDIYSSSFGLVLLLGFALGVFYESKFLRFFNFIFLIIYVFYSPFFASSTFLDARFDSFIAVLIFLSFIFLSFDFKAYRAYFYFALAFAFLASALKAPADIIVTFGLHSNFTLVISVLFVLALIALNFYKKNYFLALMWAIYYVLPFIFIFIKFDNFENLTNFVTIIYSFFSLALSIYLFKKDYKILALLSFCALAIIRYIDLIGDYIGASILFFSFAVILFIVARVRRKNHENF; this is encoded by the coding sequence ATGAGAGCTTATAAAAAACATATTCTAAAAACTGAGCTTGAAAAGCTGAGTGATGAGGGACTTATCAGCAATCTTCAAAAAGAACAAATTTTTTCAAAACTTGGGCTTGAAAAGAGTTCAAATTTAGCCTTTTTAAATATCTTAGCCTGCATTTTTCTAGGACTTTGTTTGATAAGCTTAGTGGCGTATAATTGGCAAAATTTATCAACTATTTTTAAAACAAGCTTACTTTTGATAACGCTTTTTCTTTCACATATTTTGTTATTTTTTCTTGCAAAAAAAGATTCTATTTATACGCAGGCTGTTGCTGTTTTAAGTGGTTTTATCTTGCTTGCAAACATAGCCTTGCTTTCTCAAATTTATCATCTAGGAGATAACACAGCCCTAGCCTTTTTTAGTGTGAGTATAGTGATTTTTATCCTCTCTTTTGCGTTAGGCTCTTTTGCCGTTTTTATGCAAGCGTATTTGTTTTATTTTATAGGCTTTTGTTTTAACATAGATCAAGATATTTATTCAAGTTCTTTTGGACTTGTTTTGCTTTTGGGCTTTGCTTTGGGTGTTTTTTATGAGAGCAAATTTTTACGCTTTTTTAACTTTATTTTTTTAATCATCTATGTATTTTATTCTCCATTTTTTGCATCATCTACTTTTTTAGATGCGAGGTTTGATAGTTTTATAGCTGTGCTTATTTTTCTTTCTTTTATCTTTTTAAGCTTTGATTTTAAAGCTTATAGAGCTTATTTTTATTTTGCTCTAGCCTTTGCTTTTTTGGCTTCAGCACTAAAAGCTCCTGCTGATATAATCGTTACTTTTGGCTTGCATTCAAATTTTACCCTTGTGATAAGTGTGCTTTTTGTACTTGCCCTTATAGCCTTAAATTTTTATAAAAAAAATTATTTTTTAGCTCTTATGTGGGCTATTTATTATGTTCTGCCCTTTATTTTTATTTTTATAAAATTTGATAACTTTGAAAATCTAACAAATTTTGTAACGATTATTTATAGCTTTTTTTCTCTTGCTCTAAGCATTTATCTTTTCAAAAAAGATTATAAAATTTTGGCACTTTTAAGTTTTTGTGCCTTAGCGATTATCCGTTATATTGATTTGATCGGGGATTACATAGGTGCTAGCATTCTTTTCTTTAGTTTTGCTGTGATTTTATTTATAGTTGCAAGAGTGCGAAGGAAAAATCATGAAAATTTCTAA
- a CDS encoding GDYXXLXY domain-containing protein, with product MKISKFLIFALALQFLVIIAMFINAYLPVFFGQELKVRASGFDPRDLLSGNYVLLDYGVHLEEPYSYQGKDTYFVELKDEDQDGIYEFSKPSLEKPKNAPFIKAKLKNSWPYDLDLGIEKYFAPAQKALELERDLLTNQEAIVTIKIFDGKARIIDLYVRNEASLD from the coding sequence ATGAAAATTTCTAAATTCTTAATCTTTGCCCTAGCACTTCAATTTTTAGTCATCATAGCTATGTTTATCAATGCTTATTTACCTGTGTTTTTTGGGCAAGAACTAAAAGTAAGAGCAAGTGGCTTTGATCCAAGGGATTTACTTAGTGGTAATTATGTTTTGCTTGATTATGGGGTGCATTTGGAAGAGCCTTACTCCTATCAAGGCAAAGATACTTATTTTGTTGAGCTAAAAGATGAGGATCAAGATGGCATCTATGAGTTTTCAAAACCAAGTCTTGAAAAACCAAAAAATGCTCCTTTTATCAAAGCAAAGCTTAAAAACTCATGGCCTTATGATCTAGATCTTGGCATAGAAAAATACTTTGCCCCTGCACAAAAAGCCCTAGAGCTTGAAAGGGATTTACTCACAAATCAAGAAGCCATCGTTACTATAAAGATCTTTGATGGTAAAGCAAGGATAATAGATCTTTATGTGCGAAACGAAGCTTCTTTGGACTAA